One window from the genome of Bacillus rossius redtenbacheri isolate Brsri chromosome 10, Brsri_v3, whole genome shotgun sequence encodes:
- the LOC134536016 gene encoding 1,5-anhydro-D-fructose reductase-like, whose amino-acid sequence MKIDRYIKFWNGKQMPIIGLGTWQASDEEISVAVDAALEAGYRHIDTAYVYENEAAIGKALKKWFDSGRIKREELFIVTKLPMTGFQPEKVEKYLNKSLAALQLSYVDLYLIHFPCGLVDKEGNLFPVDEAGNLLIDPTTDHVALWKAMEAQVDAGKAHSIGLSNFNARQIERVVKAARIPPANLQVELHVYFQQRELVDFCKALDITVCAYAPIGSPGLSQFMDKIGGDKSSLPSLSPLSDPVVKEIAQKHKKTTAQILLQHIMLRGIAVIPKSANPERIKQNIEVFDFTLDEEDVKRLDSLDKGNKARLFSGDMLKGISKHPEYPYKDAY is encoded by the exons ATGAAGATTGACAGATATATAAAATTTTGGAATGGCAAACAAATGCCGATTATTGGCCTGGGAACATGGCAG GCATCAGATGAAGAGATCAGTGTTGCTGTGGATGCAGCCCTAGAAGCAGGGTACAGACACATTGACACAGCATATGTGTACGAAAATGAAGCTGCTATTGGGAAAGCACTGAAAAAATGGTTTGACTCTGGCAGAATAAAACGCGAAGAGCTGTTTATTGTGACGAAG CTGCCGATGACTGGTTTCCAGCCGGAAAAAGTTGAGAAGTACTTGAACAAATCACTGGCAGCTCTGCAACTCTCCTACGTGGACTTGTACTTGATTCATTTCCCTTGCGGCCTTGTCGACAAGGAAGGTAACTTGTTCCCAGTGGATGAGGCGGGAAACTTGCTGATAGATCCCACAACTGACCACGTCGCCTTGTGGAAG GCAATGGAGGCACAGGTGGATGCAGGCAAGGCTCACTCCATTGGCTTGTCGAACTTCAACGCCCGCCAGATAGAGCGCGTCGTGAAGGCTGCGAGGATCCCGCCCGCCAACTTGCAGGTGGAGCTCCACGTCTACTTTCAGCAGAGGGAGCTGGTTGACTTCTGCAAAGCCCTCGACATCACAGTGTGTGCGTACGCACCTATTGGTTCTCCAGGGTTGTCCCAGTTCATGGATAAAATCGGCGGAGACAAAAGCAG CTTGCCCAGTCTCAGTCCATTGTCGGATCCTGTTGTGAAGGAAATTGCCCAGAAGCACAAGAAGACAACGGCACAGATCCTTCTGCAACATATAATGCTGCGTGGAATTGCTGTAATTCCAAAGAGTGCAAATCCAGAAAGAATCAAACAAAACattgag GTATTTGACTTCACACTTGATGAAGAAGATGTCAAAAGACTGGATTCCTTAGATAAAGGAAACAAAGCACGTTTATTCAGCGGTGACATGTTAAAAGG GATCAGCAAGCATCCAGAATATCCATACAAAGATGCTTATTGA